One genomic region from Spirosoma sp. KCTC 42546 encodes:
- a CDS encoding sodium/solute symporter (Members of the Solute:Sodium Symporter (SSS), TC 2.A.21 as described in tcdb.org, catalyze solute:Na+ symport. Known solutes for members of the family include sugars, amino acids, nucleosides, inositols, vitamins, urea or anions, depending on the system.), with amino-acid sequence MNHLATADYIVFLIYFIIVVGYGYWIYQRKRSSQMSTTDFFLAEGSLTWWAIGASLIASNISAEHFIGMAGSGFAMGLAISSYEWFAAAVLIIVAVFFIPIYLRNHIYTMPQFLAQRYSDTVSTILAIFWLVVYVLVNLASILYLGAIAIESLVGISFTVCTIGLAVFAIFITLGGMKVIGYTDVIQVVVLIFGGLVITYLALQLVAKDTGDTAIGMTSVWNGLLSLRQRADGHFHMFFAKGHPYYDVLPGMALVTGGMWLNNLYYWGCNQYIVQRALGADLKTARSGILFAAFLKLMIPLIVVIPGIAAFVLYQSGPFRAAMTDASGTVKPDQAYPVLMNLLPVGMKGLAFAALTAAVVASLASKCNSISTIFTLDLYKKYIDKNASDKKLVRVGRWAVIVSFAIAISIAPMLRSLDQVYQYIQEYTNFITPGIFAIFLLGFFWKRATNRAAMTVALLTLPLSLLLKFWPEVMDLVGVQADSIPFLHRTTWVFCIDILLMVLVSLTDPASHVPQKGIIVDRSLFRVTPSFVIGSVSIFGILAVLYTVFW; translated from the coding sequence ATGAATCATCTCGCTACAGCCGATTACATCGTTTTCTTAATCTATTTTATCATCGTTGTTGGCTACGGCTATTGGATCTACCAGCGAAAACGCTCATCCCAAATGAGCACCACAGATTTCTTTCTCGCAGAGGGCTCCTTAACCTGGTGGGCTATTGGGGCTTCACTGATAGCCTCAAATATTTCGGCAGAGCATTTCATTGGTATGGCGGGCTCAGGCTTTGCGATGGGGCTAGCCATTTCATCGTATGAGTGGTTCGCAGCGGCTGTGCTCATTATCGTAGCTGTATTTTTCATTCCAATCTACCTCCGAAACCACATTTACACTATGCCGCAGTTTCTGGCGCAGCGGTACAGCGATACGGTCAGTACGATTCTGGCAATATTCTGGCTGGTGGTTTATGTATTGGTCAACCTGGCCTCTATCTTGTATTTGGGTGCCATTGCGATTGAGTCATTGGTAGGCATTTCCTTTACAGTCTGCACGATTGGACTGGCCGTGTTCGCCATTTTTATTACATTAGGTGGGATGAAAGTTATTGGGTATACCGATGTAATTCAGGTAGTTGTACTGATTTTTGGTGGACTAGTCATTACTTATTTAGCCTTACAGCTAGTCGCAAAAGATACGGGCGATACCGCCATTGGGATGACCAGTGTCTGGAATGGGTTATTGTCTCTGCGGCAACGGGCTGATGGTCACTTTCATATGTTCTTTGCCAAAGGGCATCCGTATTACGATGTTCTACCAGGGATGGCGTTAGTTACAGGTGGCATGTGGCTTAACAACTTGTACTATTGGGGCTGTAATCAATACATTGTGCAACGGGCGCTAGGCGCCGATCTGAAGACTGCCCGAAGCGGGATTCTGTTTGCGGCATTTCTAAAATTAATGATCCCGCTTATTGTCGTTATTCCTGGCATTGCAGCCTTTGTATTATACCAAAGCGGGCCTTTCCGCGCAGCCATGACCGATGCATCGGGAACGGTGAAACCCGACCAGGCTTATCCTGTATTGATGAACTTATTACCTGTCGGAATGAAAGGCCTTGCCTTTGCAGCGCTTACCGCTGCGGTTGTTGCTTCGCTCGCTAGTAAATGCAATTCTATTTCGACCATTTTTACCCTCGATCTATATAAAAAGTACATCGACAAAAACGCTTCGGATAAGAAACTGGTTAGGGTTGGGCGATGGGCTGTTATTGTATCGTTTGCCATAGCGATCTCAATTGCACCTATGTTGCGCTCGCTCGATCAGGTGTACCAGTACATTCAGGAATACACTAACTTTATTACACCCGGTATTTTTGCCATTTTCCTGCTTGGGTTCTTTTGGAAACGGGCTACCAACCGAGCCGCGATGACGGTGGCTCTTCTGACCCTGCCACTATCACTTTTACTCAAATTCTGGCCAGAAGTGATGGATCTGGTTGGTGTTCAGGCCGATTCGATCCCGTTTCTACACCGAACGACCTGGGTATTCTGCATAGACATCCTTTTAATGGTGCTTGTCTCCTTAACTGATCCAGCCAGTCATGTTCCTCAGAAAGGCATCATTGTTGATCGAAGTTTATTCCGGGTTACCCCTTCCTTTGTCATTGGGTCTGTTAGTATTTTCGGTATTTTGGCAGTCTTGTACACTGTCTTCTGGTAA
- a CDS encoding serine hydrolase — translation MLKFLLAGLLLMSTPVLAQLRERLDSLMRATTKPNQPGSALLVEIDGKIVYQKGYGLANVEKKSLITSETNFRMASVSKQFTAMGVLLLEKEHKLSLDDPLVKFCPEFTGQVARKVQVRNLLTHSSGILDYESVMNPNQRAQLVDADVLTLLKDRDSLYFEPGSQFQYSNSGYCLLALIVERVSGKSFASFIQERIFQPLTMNQSVVYEAGKPMANRAMGYRQKGNTFVFSDQSVTSATKGDGGVYTSLTDYKKWSNALQNGTLLDLKAAITRMKQAIRSKPGSYYGAGWFFREPTEPVLFHSGSTCGFNNYVVSIPSKKFLMAYFSNKADNKANAEAVLKILTDSGQHEVANILVLDELTR, via the coding sequence ATGTTGAAATTTCTGCTGGCTGGGCTACTGCTTATGTCAACTCCTGTGCTGGCTCAACTACGTGAACGGCTTGACTCACTGATGCGGGCCACGACAAAACCCAATCAGCCGGGGTCTGCTTTGTTGGTTGAGATCGACGGTAAAATCGTTTATCAGAAAGGATACGGCCTGGCCAACGTTGAGAAGAAATCGCTGATTACATCCGAAACTAACTTCCGAATGGCGTCTGTTTCGAAGCAGTTTACGGCAATGGGGGTTCTGCTTTTGGAAAAAGAGCACAAATTATCTCTCGATGATCCGCTGGTTAAATTCTGTCCCGAGTTTACCGGGCAAGTGGCCCGGAAGGTGCAGGTACGAAATTTGCTAACTCACTCATCGGGGATTCTGGATTATGAATCGGTTATGAATCCCAACCAGCGAGCACAATTGGTAGACGCCGATGTGCTCACGTTACTGAAAGATCGTGATTCACTTTATTTTGAGCCGGGGAGCCAGTTCCAATACAGTAACTCTGGTTATTGTTTGCTGGCATTGATCGTCGAACGAGTATCAGGGAAGTCATTTGCGTCGTTTATTCAAGAGCGAATTTTTCAGCCTTTGACGATGAATCAGTCGGTTGTTTATGAAGCGGGGAAACCGATGGCTAATCGGGCTATGGGTTACAGGCAAAAAGGGAATACGTTTGTTTTCTCAGACCAGAGCGTAACCAGTGCGACCAAAGGCGATGGTGGCGTCTACACATCGCTTACCGATTATAAGAAATGGAGTAATGCGCTTCAAAATGGAACGTTACTTGATCTTAAGGCGGCTATAACGCGCATGAAGCAAGCCATTCGGTCAAAGCCGGGTAGTTATTATGGGGCTGGCTGGTTTTTCCGTGAGCCAACAGAGCCCGTTTTGTTTCATTCAGGTAGTACGTGTGGTTTTAACAATTATGTGGTAAGCATACCATCAAAGAAGTTTTTGATGGCCTATTTTTCGAATAAAGCCGATAACAAAGCCAATGCCGAAGCCGTTTTAAAAATCCTTACTGATTCGGGTCAGCATGAAGTGGCTAATATCCTGGTATTGGATGAATTAACCCGATAG
- a CDS encoding inositol oxygenase family protein yields the protein MISETAPLTSLDQWEDDLLSRYPEPEHKSKEDYRNYDTPERDTVREFYRLNHTYQTYDFVREKEREFLKFDKKELPVWGAMEFLNTLVDDSDPDTDLDQLQHLLQTAEAIRADGHPDWFVLTGFLHDMGKVLCLFGEAQWAVVGDTFPVGCKHSDKIVYPEFFVNNPDSYDERYNTKYGVYEPNCGLRNVHMSWGHDEYLYQIMKDYMPEPALYMMRYHSFYSQHREEAYNHLMDAHDHELFKWVRKFNPYDLYSKSPKPPVVSELKPYYEDLIAKYLPATLKL from the coding sequence ATGATCAGCGAAACCGCCCCCCTTACCAGTCTCGATCAGTGGGAAGACGACCTACTGAGTCGCTACCCAGAACCCGAGCATAAGTCGAAAGAAGACTATCGGAACTACGACACGCCAGAGCGTGATACGGTTCGTGAGTTCTATCGGCTCAATCACACGTACCAGACCTATGATTTCGTGCGGGAAAAGGAGCGCGAGTTTCTGAAATTCGATAAGAAAGAATTGCCGGTTTGGGGTGCTATGGAGTTTTTGAACACCCTTGTTGACGACTCCGACCCCGACACCGACCTCGATCAACTTCAACACCTGCTTCAAACTGCTGAAGCCATCCGTGCCGACGGTCATCCAGACTGGTTCGTACTAACAGGCTTTTTGCACGACATGGGCAAAGTTCTTTGCCTGTTCGGCGAGGCTCAGTGGGCTGTGGTTGGCGATACGTTCCCAGTTGGCTGTAAGCATTCCGACAAGATTGTTTATCCCGAGTTCTTCGTTAACAACCCTGACAGCTACGACGAGCGGTATAACACCAAATACGGCGTTTACGAGCCGAACTGTGGCCTGCGCAACGTGCATATGTCCTGGGGGCATGATGAGTATTTGTACCAGATCATGAAAGATTACATGCCCGAACCGGCACTGTACATGATGCGCTATCACTCATTTTACTCGCAACACCGCGAGGAAGCGTATAATCACCTGATGGACGCGCACGATCATGAGCTATTCAAGTGGGTGCGTAAGTTCAATCCGTATGATTTGTATTCAAAAAGCCCAAAACCACCCGTTGTAAGCGAGTTGAAGCCCTATTACGAAGACTTGATTGCGAAGTATTTGCCCGCAACGCTAAAGTTGTAA
- a CDS encoding sodium:solute symporter family protein encodes MLLFFISLYLLSNVAVGAWAARRVTTSQDFVLAGRGLPLFLAASVTFATWFGSETIMGAPAMFVEGGFLAVIEEPFGSALCLFLVGAFFARPLYRLNITTFSDYFRIRFGRSAELLSALIVIPSYFSWIAAQLVAIGIVLSVVTDVPREYCIIASAAIVMIYTLLGGMWSISVTDFFHNLIIILALAVLGIMLWQEVGGWETIQKRTPVGFFRFLPNSTDKDWLAYIAAWITIGLGSIPQQDVFQRVMAAKTEKIAVRASYLASGMYLTIAMLPLFIALSAKLLHPDLPKDNQLIIPNMVMRHGSLPLQVLFFGAVTSAILSVSSGAILAPATVFGENVMKFFQPDISDQALLKTIRWAVVVISVACVLMSTTRDTNIFDLVGESSAFSLVSLFVPLAAGIYWKRANLLGCLCSMVIGLAVWLICIWQTTDISPMLWGLVASAVAMVVGSLIPWGSVAKN; translated from the coding sequence ATGCTCCTCTTTTTTATAAGTCTTTATCTACTTTCCAATGTTGCTGTCGGTGCATGGGCAGCCCGGCGCGTTACGACGTCGCAGGATTTTGTACTAGCCGGGCGTGGATTGCCATTATTTTTGGCAGCATCGGTAACCTTCGCCACCTGGTTCGGCTCAGAAACCATTATGGGGGCGCCCGCCATGTTCGTGGAGGGTGGGTTTCTGGCCGTGATAGAAGAACCCTTTGGGTCGGCATTGTGTCTGTTTCTGGTCGGGGCTTTCTTCGCTCGCCCTTTGTATCGGCTCAACATCACCACTTTCTCCGATTATTTCCGAATCCGGTTCGGCCGGTCGGCGGAGTTGTTGTCGGCATTGATCGTAATACCCTCCTATTTTAGCTGGATTGCGGCCCAGCTGGTGGCCATTGGTATTGTGCTAAGCGTTGTGACAGATGTTCCTCGTGAGTATTGCATCATTGCCAGCGCGGCCATTGTTATGATTTACACCTTGCTGGGGGGCATGTGGTCCATTTCTGTCACGGACTTTTTTCACAACCTCATAATCATTCTGGCACTCGCCGTTCTGGGTATCATGCTTTGGCAGGAAGTTGGTGGTTGGGAAACCATTCAGAAACGGACACCCGTTGGCTTTTTCCGCTTTTTACCCAACTCGACTGATAAAGACTGGCTGGCTTATATCGCGGCCTGGATAACCATTGGCTTAGGTTCCATTCCACAGCAAGACGTTTTTCAGCGTGTTATGGCTGCCAAAACAGAAAAGATTGCTGTTCGGGCATCTTATTTAGCTTCTGGCATGTACCTGACGATAGCGATGCTGCCGCTATTTATTGCACTCAGTGCTAAACTCCTCCACCCCGATTTACCCAAAGACAATCAGCTTATCATTCCAAACATGGTTATGCGGCATGGAAGTTTACCCTTGCAGGTATTGTTCTTTGGGGCTGTAACTTCGGCTATTCTCAGCGTATCGAGTGGGGCCATTCTGGCTCCGGCAACGGTCTTCGGCGAAAACGTTATGAAGTTTTTTCAGCCCGATATCAGTGATCAGGCACTACTGAAAACGATCCGCTGGGCAGTCGTAGTTATCTCGGTTGCTTGTGTCCTGATGAGTACCACCCGCGATACCAACATTTTTGACCTAGTTGGCGAATCATCGGCCTTTAGTCTTGTCTCGCTGTTTGTGCCCCTAGCAGCCGGTATTTACTGGAAGCGGGCTAACCTGCTTGGATGCCTATGTTCAATGGTGATTGGCCTTGCCGTGTGGCTCATCTGTATCTGGCAAACGACCGACATCTCCCCGATGCTATGGGGTTTGGTTGCCAGTGCAGTAGCTATGGTGGTTGGGAGTTTAATCCCGTGGGGGAGCGTAGCTAAAAACTAA
- a CDS encoding GNAT family N-acetyltransferase has protein sequence MDEQFETERLILRDYRPTDLESIQAYVSQPMVVQYAPWGPNTLADTEEFLEEVQERKNEKPRLAYEFAVELKKDGRHIGGCELAISEQEPVEAMLGYILHPDYWNQGYATEVTRKLVELAIHTFNAKTIKATCDERNKGSIRVLEKSGFVLEKVIENDFLQKGTMRTTLVFSYAPPRD, from the coding sequence ATGGACGAGCAATTTGAAACAGAAAGGTTGATTCTTCGGGATTACCGACCTACGGATCTGGAGTCGATACAAGCCTATGTTAGCCAACCAATGGTCGTTCAATATGCGCCCTGGGGGCCCAATACACTGGCGGATACGGAGGAATTTCTGGAAGAAGTACAGGAAAGGAAGAACGAAAAGCCACGATTAGCCTATGAATTTGCTGTTGAATTAAAAAAGGATGGTCGCCACATAGGCGGTTGCGAATTGGCTATTAGTGAACAAGAGCCTGTGGAAGCTATGTTGGGCTATATACTTCACCCCGACTACTGGAACCAGGGCTATGCTACAGAAGTGACTCGTAAGCTAGTCGAACTGGCTATTCATACCTTCAACGCAAAAACCATCAAGGCCACTTGCGATGAACGTAATAAAGGCTCCATTCGAGTGCTGGAAAAGAGTGGCTTTGTGCTGGAAAAGGTAATCGAAAATGATTTTTTGCAAAAAGGGACGATGCGGACCACCTTAGTTTTTAGCTACGCTCCCCCACGGGATTAA
- a CDS encoding DinB family protein gives MLIQVLKTLFRRDLERLRDEIDAYTDESTLWYIDKGIANSAGNLCLHLIGNLNTYIGAELGKTGYIRHRELEFSLKAIPKLELLTKIDETINVVDQALDRVTDEQLNDEYPQLVFDKKTSTGYLLVHLTTHLTYHLGQINYHRRLLDV, from the coding sequence ATGCTTATTCAGGTTTTAAAAACCCTATTCCGCCGAGACCTTGAGCGACTAAGGGACGAAATAGACGCCTATACCGACGAGTCTACATTGTGGTATATCGATAAAGGAATCGCCAATTCGGCGGGTAATCTGTGTCTGCATTTGATTGGCAATCTGAACACCTACATCGGTGCTGAACTTGGGAAAACGGGTTATATCCGGCATCGGGAGCTTGAATTTTCGCTGAAGGCTATTCCGAAGTTGGAACTGTTAACAAAGATCGATGAAACCATCAACGTTGTTGATCAAGCACTCGATAGGGTAACGGATGAGCAGCTTAATGATGAATATCCCCAGTTAGTTTTCGACAAAAAGACGTCGACAGGCTATTTGCTGGTTCATTTGACAACGCATCTGACGTATCACCTTGGTCAGATCAATTACCACCGGCGATTACTGGATGTATAA
- a CDS encoding NUDIX domain-containing protein — protein MKVRPSALIWRQNANQTEVLLMRYCYGGQDVFALPGGNPDRGEILPETIVREIREELGVSVDVGEMILAGEMLLTQRNDDVLHVVFAARNINGEPILNPAETTALELVWKPITDLASLNMYPNIGAKILPWFSSATYLGYIGRIEQQYFG, from the coding sequence ATGAAAGTTCGCCCATCTGCGCTCATTTGGCGGCAAAACGCCAACCAAACCGAAGTTTTACTGATGCGTTACTGCTACGGCGGTCAGGATGTGTTCGCCTTACCGGGGGGCAACCCCGACCGGGGCGAAATTTTGCCCGAAACCATCGTACGCGAAATCCGGGAAGAATTAGGGGTTTCGGTAGATGTTGGTGAAATGATTCTGGCGGGCGAAATGCTACTGACCCAACGCAACGACGACGTCTTACACGTTGTGTTTGCCGCCCGAAATATCAACGGTGAACCAATCCTGAATCCGGCCGAAACCACGGCCCTTGAATTAGTCTGGAAGCCTATAACCGATTTAGCCAGCCTGAATATGTACCCGAACATCGGCGCGAAAATTCTGCCCTGGTTTAGTAGTGCTACCTATTTAGGCTATATCGGGCGTATTGAGCAACAGTATTTTGGCTAA
- a CDS encoding Dps family protein, translating into MKAINQIDELDTPSDLKEKGREKVAESVNRLVADAFALYVKTKNFHWHMSGKHFRDYHLLLDEQAEQIFATIDPLAERVRKIGGNTIRSIAHIAQLQHVKDNDEDFVSAHDMLKDLEAENRKMAKHMREAHKIADDAEDVATASLLEVYIDETERRTWFLFETTRD; encoded by the coding sequence ATGAAAGCTATCAATCAAATTGATGAACTAGATACACCTTCAGATTTGAAGGAAAAAGGTCGCGAGAAGGTCGCTGAATCAGTGAATCGGCTCGTTGCCGACGCCTTTGCGCTCTATGTCAAAACGAAAAATTTTCACTGGCATATGTCAGGAAAACACTTCCGCGACTATCATTTGCTATTAGACGAACAGGCTGAGCAAATTTTTGCAACGATTGATCCATTAGCCGAACGCGTTCGGAAAATTGGTGGAAACACCATCCGATCGATCGCGCATATCGCTCAGTTACAGCATGTAAAAGATAATGACGAGGATTTCGTATCGGCGCATGATATGCTGAAGGACCTGGAAGCCGAGAATCGGAAGATGGCCAAGCACATGCGCGAGGCTCATAAAATTGCCGACGATGCCGAAGATGTAGCCACTGCCAGCTTGCTGGAGGTTTATATAGACGAAACCGAACGACGCACCTGGTTTCTGTTCGAAACAACACGGGATTAG
- the lhgO gene encoding L-2-hydroxyglutarate oxidase, with amino-acid sequence MTDVLIIGGGIVGLATALQLKQQRPGLKVVLIEKEAAVARHQTGHNSGVIHSGLYYKPGSLKATNCIQGYKMLINFCDAEGIPYDLCGKIVVATKQEELPQLETLYQRGQLNGLGGLKKLTLAEMRELEPHVTGVAGMFVPQTGIIDYKQVSDKYAEKFQALGGEIHLNERVEQITPGTSLSIVVTNKGRYETKLVVNCAGLYSDKMAQLTQPGGVDVRIVPFRGEYFKIKPQKEYLVKNLIYPVPDPNFPFLGVHFTRMVHGGVEAGPNAVLAFQREGYKKSDINLKELFETLTWPGFQKVAAKYWETGLGEMYRSFSKAAFTKALQALIPEIQESDLEPGGAGVRAQACDRTGGLLDDFAILETDKAINVVNAPSPAATSSLSIGKTVSEKVMARF; translated from the coding sequence ATGACAGACGTACTCATTATTGGCGGTGGTATTGTAGGATTGGCTACCGCTTTGCAGCTAAAACAACAACGACCGGGTCTTAAGGTCGTTCTGATTGAGAAAGAAGCGGCCGTAGCCCGCCATCAGACCGGCCATAATAGTGGCGTCATTCACTCCGGGTTGTATTACAAACCGGGAAGCCTGAAAGCCACCAACTGCATCCAGGGCTATAAGATGCTCATTAATTTTTGCGATGCAGAAGGTATTCCGTATGATCTGTGTGGCAAGATTGTGGTAGCGACCAAACAGGAAGAATTACCGCAGTTGGAAACGCTCTATCAGCGTGGTCAACTAAATGGGTTGGGCGGCTTAAAAAAACTCACGCTCGCCGAAATGCGTGAACTAGAACCTCACGTTACGGGCGTAGCGGGTATGTTCGTTCCGCAAACAGGTATTATCGACTACAAGCAGGTATCCGATAAGTACGCCGAGAAGTTTCAGGCACTGGGTGGCGAAATCCACCTGAATGAGCGGGTTGAACAGATAACTCCGGGTACGAGCCTGAGTATTGTTGTGACCAATAAAGGCCGTTACGAAACCAAACTAGTCGTGAACTGCGCCGGGCTATATTCCGATAAAATGGCCCAATTAACGCAGCCAGGTGGGGTTGATGTACGCATTGTACCGTTCCGGGGCGAGTATTTCAAGATTAAGCCTCAGAAAGAATATCTGGTTAAAAACCTGATTTACCCCGTTCCTGACCCGAATTTTCCGTTTCTGGGCGTTCACTTTACGCGCATGGTTCACGGGGGCGTAGAAGCTGGCCCTAATGCCGTACTGGCGTTCCAGCGGGAGGGTTACAAGAAATCAGATATTAACCTAAAAGAACTCTTCGAAACGCTTACCTGGCCGGGATTTCAGAAAGTGGCCGCTAAATACTGGGAAACCGGTTTGGGCGAAATGTACCGTTCCTTCTCGAAAGCTGCCTTTACCAAAGCCCTACAGGCTCTGATTCCGGAAATTCAGGAGTCGGATCTAGAGCCCGGTGGAGCGGGCGTTCGCGCCCAGGCCTGCGATCGGACAGGCGGGTTGCTCGATGATTTTGCCATTCTGGAAACTGATAAAGCGATCAATGTTGTGAATGCCCCGTCGCCCGCTGCTACATCGTCGTTGTCGATTGGGAAAACGGTCTCGGAGAAAGTGATGGCTCGGTTTTAA
- a CDS encoding sulfatase: protein MTIRLVLPILGIGLLFNSFGPSIPLTKQKQTNRPPNIILILIDDMGSADVGCYRPSNSVNQVPPTPNIDRLAAEGIKFTNYYSAAPICSPSRVGLLTGNVPGKWRITSFLAERKHNRTCEQADFLDASAPSVARELKTVGYSTAHFGKWHMGGGRDVNNAPGIRQYGFDEYASTWESPDPDPLLTSTNWIWAKSDSVKRWNRTAYFVDKTLDFLKRNPGKPCYINLWPDDVHTPWVPDETTLNEFPKGTENPREFNAVLAELDLQIGRLMAGLKTLGIDDNTLVMFTSDNGALPTFQGKRSGTFRGSKLSLYEGGIRMPFIVRYPARTPKGSLDNQSIVSAIDLLPTLVSLAGKKENRARSDGENMAPVLLGKPAVRKKPLFWEYGRNNESFRYPAGRDKSPNLAMREGNWKLLVNTDGSGAELYNLLTDPSEQTDVANQHAKLVGDMRTKLLTWRAGLAK, encoded by the coding sequence ATGACTATTCGACTGGTACTTCCAATACTAGGGATAGGGCTGCTGTTTAATAGCTTTGGCCCGTCAATACCACTAACTAAGCAGAAACAAACGAATCGGCCGCCCAACATTATTCTGATTCTGATCGACGATATGGGTTCGGCCGATGTGGGTTGCTATCGCCCCAGCAATTCAGTCAATCAGGTGCCACCCACGCCCAACATCGACCGGCTGGCAGCCGAGGGTATTAAATTTACCAACTACTACAGCGCGGCCCCGATCTGTTCGCCCTCGCGAGTAGGCCTTCTTACGGGAAATGTACCCGGCAAATGGCGGATCACCTCATTTTTGGCCGAGCGAAAACACAACCGCACCTGCGAACAAGCCGATTTTCTGGACGCTTCGGCCCCCTCTGTAGCACGTGAACTTAAAACGGTGGGATATTCTACGGCCCATTTTGGCAAATGGCACATGGGAGGTGGACGTGATGTTAATAATGCGCCCGGTATCCGACAATACGGTTTTGATGAATATGCCAGTACCTGGGAAAGCCCCGACCCTGACCCACTACTCACGTCGACCAACTGGATTTGGGCTAAATCAGATAGTGTGAAACGCTGGAACAGAACGGCCTACTTCGTTGATAAAACTCTCGATTTTCTGAAGCGAAACCCAGGTAAACCCTGCTACATCAACCTTTGGCCCGACGATGTTCACACGCCTTGGGTACCTGACGAAACAACCCTCAACGAGTTTCCAAAGGGAACCGAAAACCCACGTGAATTCAACGCCGTGCTGGCCGAACTCGACCTACAAATTGGTCGCCTGATGGCGGGCTTGAAAACATTGGGCATCGATGACAATACGCTCGTTATGTTTACCAGCGACAACGGCGCTTTGCCTACTTTCCAGGGAAAACGGTCGGGCACATTCCGAGGTAGCAAGCTTTCGCTTTACGAAGGTGGCATTCGGATGCCTTTCATCGTGCGCTATCCGGCTCGAACACCCAAAGGCAGCCTTGATAATCAGTCCATAGTGAGTGCAATTGACTTACTGCCCACGTTGGTAAGTCTGGCGGGTAAAAAGGAGAACCGGGCTCGATCTGATGGTGAGAATATGGCACCGGTGCTGCTGGGTAAACCTGCTGTTCGAAAGAAACCCCTTTTCTGGGAATATGGTCGTAATAATGAATCGTTTCGCTACCCGGCAGGCCGCGACAAGAGCCCGAATCTGGCGATGCGGGAAGGAAACTGGAAGCTGCTGGTGAATACCGATGGTTCTGGCGCGGAACTCTATAATCTTCTCACCGACCCTTCCGAGCAAACGGATGTAGCCAATCAGCACGCCAAGTTGGTGGGCGATATGCGAACTAAGTTACTAACCTGGCGGGCGGGTTTAGCAAAATGA